From Musa acuminata AAA Group cultivar baxijiao chromosome BXJ3-8, Cavendish_Baxijiao_AAA, whole genome shotgun sequence, one genomic window encodes:
- the LOC135645665 gene encoding WUSCHEL-related homeobox 3B-like: MILEEMYRSGVRTPSAQQIQQVTAHLSNYGRIEGKNVFYWFQNHKARERQKLRRRLSRHYQLLCSGHSLPHHQLYCMQDATAFPHSLHHATPTHSLHLESNGGLNLLEKMEISNAEEAPETNYEAFGHEWTSMMMLPNRRSLRTLDLFPTTSTGLKDECATSKPSSSTSIN; this comes from the exons ATGATACTGGAGGAGATGTACAGGAGCGGGGTGAGGACCCCAAGTGCTCAACAGATACAGCAAGTAACAGCACATCTCTCCAACTATGGCAGGATAGAGGGCAAGAACGTGTTCTACTGGTTCCAAAACCACAAGGCTAGAGAGAGGCAGAAGCTTCGAAGGAGGCTTAGCAGGCACTACCAACTTCTTTGCTCGGGCCACTCACTCCCTCATCACCAGTTGTACTGCATGCAGGACGCTACTGCTTTCCCTCATTCGCTCCACCATGCGactccaactcactcccttcatcTG GAGTCAAACGGAGGGCTGAATCTGCTAGAGAAGATGGAGATCAGCAACGCCGAAGAAGCACCAGAAACGAATTATGAAGCCTTTGGCCATGAATGGACGTCCATGATGATGCTTCCGAACCGTAGATCTCTCAGGACTCTCGATCTCTTCCCAACTACGAGCACCGGCCTCAAGGATGAGTGCGCCACATCCAAGCCCTCATCTTCTACATCGATCAACTAA
- the LOC103994389 gene encoding uncharacterized protein LOC103994389, producing MAFSQTARIGACVFCLGFISFLLAIFAETSKPPFGTPIQAKDAVICKFPDDPSILLGTLSVVTLVLAAIAGHVAVYFPYKGKSVPRNALFRSATLSTFFVLAEVLTVLALVMLLWTTISESLHRSRNVHRDLTTQCPTAKTGLFGGGAFLALDAALFWLVCQMLTLNARSDYLDEDDTKGEYVDVCTTEFDVAETHLPTA from the exons ATGGCCTTTAGTCAGACCGCTAGAATTGGAGCTTGTGTGTTTTGTCTTGGGTTCATCTCCTTCTTACTAGCTATATTTGCAGAAACCTCAAAG CCTCCCTTCGGAACTCCAATCCAAGCAAAGGATGCAGTGATCTGCAAGTTCCCAGATGATCCATCCATCTTACTGGGGACTCTATCTGTCGTCACACTCGTTCTAGCTGCCATTGCAGGGCACGTTGCTGTTTACTTCCCTTACAAGGGCAAGTCGGTCCCAAGAAATGCTTTGTTTCGGAGCGCTACCTTGTCTACATTCTTTGTCCTCGCCGA GGTACTCACGGTTCTGGCTTTGGTGATGCTGCTGTGGACTACCATCAGCGAAAGCCTCCACAGGTCTCGCAACGTGCACCGTGATCTCACCACGCAGTGCCCAACCGCGAAGACGGGGCTCTTCGGCGGTGGCGCCTTCCTCGCCCTCGATGCCGCTCTCTTTTGGCTTGTTTGCCAGATGCTAACACTGAATGCGAGGTCGGATTACTTGGACGAGGACGACACCAAGGGAGAGTACGTTGACGTCTGCACCACCGAGTTTGATGTCGCCGAGACGCATCTCCCCACCGCGTAG